Genomic window (Agromyces mariniharenae):
ACCGGCACGGGGGTGTCCGCCGAAGGGGGAACGTCCAGCGCGCCGCGCGCGCCGCGAGGGGCGTCGAAGCGCACGACGCGCTCGACGACCCCGAAGTCGGATGCCGCGGCCGCGTCGCGCACCGCCCGCTCCTCCGCCGCGCGGGGAACGGCCTCCAAGACGGCCGCGTCGCGCGCCGCCGCGACCGAGGGCGCTCCGGCCCGCCCCGGCACGAGCTCGCGACCCGAGTCGTCGGGCGAGACCCCGAGCACGACCGCGCGCAAGGCGTCCACGGCGAAGAACACCGCCGCGAAGTCGTCAGCGGCGAAGTCGGCCGCGTCGAAGTCGGCGGCGTCGAAGACGCCTGCTTCGAAGCCCGCCGCGTCGAGGTCGGCGGCGTCACGCGCGAACACTGCGAAGACCACTGCCTCGACGGCGCCTGCGACCGAGGCGACCACGCCCGAGGCCGACGCGACGACCGCGAAGGCGCCGGCTGCCGAGCGCACCACCACCAAGCGCACGACGTCGGCCGCCGCACCGACCGAACCGGCCGACTCCGCGCAGGCGGATGCCGCGGCGGAGCCGAACGAGACCACGGGTTCGAAGCGCACTGCGGCATCGCGTGCCGCTTCCTCGAAGGCCGCGTCCGCCCGCGGCGAGGCCACGAAGACGGCGCGGGCCGCGCGCGCGTCGGCCGCCTCGTCCCAGCGCACCCGAGCGGCCGCGGCCGCGAGCACGAAGCGCCAGGCGCAGCGCGTCGCGGCGTCGTTGACCACCGAGACCACGGCTGCCGAGCGCGCGACCCGCAAGCCCGGATCCGCGGCGCCGGTCCCGCCCACCACCGACGCCGGCGCCGCCGAGGGCACCGTCGACGAGACCACGCGCGAGCGTCCGATCGCACGCAGCACCGCCGGCCGCGCAGCGGCGGCCGTCGCGGCGGCCGCCATCGCCGACGACGCGATCGCGGAGCCCGCGCCCACGGCGCCGCGCGCGCCGGAATCGAACGGGGGCGAGAACCCGACGGCGGCCGCGGCATCCGTCAGCGAGGCGACCGCGATCGACGCTCCCGCCACCGAGGCGCCTTCCACTGAGACGCCCGCTGCCGAGGCGCCCGCCGACCCGGTCGTCGAGGCCGACCCGGCCGCGACTGTCGTGGCGGAGCCCGCGACCGAGGAGCCCGCCGCCCCGGTCGTCGAGGCCGAGGCCGATCCGGTCGCGGAGGACGCACCGGTCACGGAGGACATCGCGGCTGCCGCGCCCGAGGCCGTCGAGCCGGCTTCCGTCGAGGCATCCGATGCCGCGCTCACGCTCGACGAGGCGCTCGCCGACGCCGCGGGCGTGGAGGTCGCCGGCACCGACGTGAGCACTGAGATCGGGAGCGCCGCGGTCGCGGGTGCCGCGCTCGACGGCGACGGGGCATCCGCCGACGCGACGGGCGAGCAGGCCGTGGCCGTGATCCCGGCGCCCCGCAAGCCCGCGCCGCGCAAGAAGCGCACGCTGCGCGTGGCGCGTCCCGCCCCGGCGGCCGACGCTCCGCGCGTGCTCGAGATCCAGGGCCTCGTGAAGCGGTTCGGCGACACCACCGCGGTCGACGGCATCTCGCTCGACGTGCGCACGGGGTCGTTCTACGGCATCGTCGGGCCCAACGGCGCCGGCAAGACCACGACGCTCTCGATGGTGACCGGCCTGCTGCGCCCCGACGCGGGCACCGTGCGGATCCACGGCGTCGACGCGTGGGGCGACCCGCGCGCGGCGAAGCGCCTGACGGGCGCGCTGCCCGACCGCCTCCGCCTGTTCGACCGCCTGACGGGCGCACAGCTGCTCTACTACTCGGGCGCGCTCCGCGGGCTCGACGACCGCACGGTGCGCGATCGCAGCGCCGACCTCATCGCCGCGTTCGGCCTCGAGGACGCGATCGACCGCCTCGTGGCCGACTACTCGGCGGGCATGACCAAGAAGATCGCGCTCGCCTGCGCGATGATCCACGCGCCGCGGCTGCTGGTGCTCGACGAGCCGTTCGAGTCGGTCGACCCGGTGTCGGCCGCGAACCTCACCGACATCCTCGAGCGCTTCGTGGAGGGCGGTGGCACCGTGCTGCTGTCGAGCCACGGCATGGACCTCATCGAGCGCGTGTGCGACTCCGCGGCGATCATCGTCGGCGGCCGGGTGCTGGCATCCGGAACCCTCGACGAGGTGCGCGCCGGACAGACCCTCGAAGACCGCTTCGTCGAGCTCGCCGGCGGACGCAAGGCAGCGGAAGGCATGGAATGGTTGCACAGTTTCTCCGACTGAAACTGCGCCTGCTCGGCAACATCTTCCGACGGAGCCCCTGGCAGGTCGTCGGCATCGTCCTCGGACTCGTGTACGGCGTCGGCCTCGCCACGATCCTGTTCTTCACGCTCGTCGGCCTGCGGTTCGTCGACGACGTCGAGGTGATCCGCGACGTCTTCGTCATCGTGGGCGCGGCCGTGGTGATCGGCTTCGTGATCTTCCCGCTCGCGTTCGGCGTCGACGACACCATGGACCCCAGGCGGTTCGCGCTGTTCGGCCTGCCCGACCGCACGCTCGCGCTCGGGCTCGCGCTGGCCGCCTTCATCGGCATCCCCGCGTTCGTGCTCGCCATCGTCCTGGCCGGAACGGTGGTGACCTGGTCCCGGGGGTTCGGCGAGACGGTCTTCGCGCTCATCTCCGCACTGCTGGCGTTCGGCACGTGCATCCTGATCGCGCGCGTCGCGACCGGCGTGGCATCCGTGCTGCTGGCGACCCGGCGCGCACGCGAGGTGAGCGGGGTGCTCGGCGTGCTGCTCGTGGTGCTGCTCTCGCCGGTCGTCGTCGTGCTCGTCACGCTGGACTGGGCGAACTCGGGCCTGCGCGTGCTCGAGTCGTTCGCCGGCGTCGTCGGCTGGACCCCGCTCGGCGCGGCCTTCGCGGCCCCGGGCGACGCGGCCGCAGGCGACTGGGGTCCGGCCGTGCTGAAGCTCATCATCGCCGCGGCGACGCTCGGTGCGATCTGGCTCGCGTGGCAGTCGCTCGTCGCGAAGATGCTCGTCACGCCCGGTCGCGAGGCGTCGGCCCGCAGCTACCGCGGCCTCGGCTGGTTCGACCGGATGCCGCACACGCCCGCGGGTGCGGTCGCCGCCCGCAGCTTCACGTACTGGTTCCGCGACGCGCGCTACTGGGTGTCGATCATCATGGTGCCGATCGTGCCGGTGCTCGTGATCGTGCCACTCGGCGTCGCCGGGATCCCCCTCTCGTACACGGCGCTCATCCCGGTGCCGCTCATGTGCCTCCTGCTCGGCTGGTCGCTGCACAACGACACGGCCTTCGACAGCACGGCCGTGTGGCTGCACACCGTGTCGGGCGTGCGCGGCGCAGCCGATCGTGCGGGGCGCCTCGTGCCCGTGCTCATCGCCGGCGTGGTCGTGATCGGCCTGGGCAGCG
Coding sequences:
- a CDS encoding ATP-binding cassette domain-containing protein, which produces MTSVSRSEHDDEAPEGTGTGVSAEGGTSSAPRAPRGASKRTTRSTTPKSDAAAASRTARSSAARGTASKTAASRAAATEGAPARPGTSSRPESSGETPSTTARKASTAKNTAAKSSAAKSAASKSAASKTPASKPAASRSAASRANTAKTTASTAPATEATTPEADATTAKAPAAERTTTKRTTSAAAPTEPADSAQADAAAEPNETTGSKRTAASRAASSKAASARGEATKTARAARASAASSQRTRAAAAASTKRQAQRVAASLTTETTAAERATRKPGSAAPVPPTTDAGAAEGTVDETTRERPIARSTAGRAAAAVAAAAIADDAIAEPAPTAPRAPESNGGENPTAAAASVSEATAIDAPATEAPSTETPAAEAPADPVVEADPAATVVAEPATEEPAAPVVEAEADPVAEDAPVTEDIAAAAPEAVEPASVEASDAALTLDEALADAAGVEVAGTDVSTEIGSAAVAGAALDGDGASADATGEQAVAVIPAPRKPAPRKKRTLRVARPAPAADAPRVLEIQGLVKRFGDTTAVDGISLDVRTGSFYGIVGPNGAGKTTTLSMVTGLLRPDAGTVRIHGVDAWGDPRAAKRLTGALPDRLRLFDRLTGAQLLYYSGALRGLDDRTVRDRSADLIAAFGLEDAIDRLVADYSAGMTKKIALACAMIHAPRLLVLDEPFESVDPVSAANLTDILERFVEGGGTVLLSSHGMDLIERVCDSAAIIVGGRVLASGTLDEVRAGQTLEDRFVELAGGRKAAEGMEWLHSFSD